Proteins from one Larimichthys crocea isolate SSNF chromosome XX, L_crocea_2.0, whole genome shotgun sequence genomic window:
- the si:ch73-352p4.8 gene encoding cystine/glutamate transporter, which translates to MDGTRMKKEEDGEKTKTDEEVVHLRREIGLLPAVSFIIGTVVGSGIFIAPKGVLMNSGSVGLSLLVWALCGVLSLFGALCYAELGTSFTKSGGHYTYLLETLGPLPAFLRLWVEFLFIRPAVASYVSLAFGRYVVEPFFAPCPAPMALIKLVSLLGVTFVVAVNCWSVTMASRTQVTLTFIKMFALVLIIIPGVIALAKGKTENFQNGFEVDSLTLDMLPLAFYNGLYAYGGWFYLNFVTEEVINPNRTIPLAISFSMVTVTIFYVLVNVAYYTMMTPAELLLSEAVAMTFANRALQGLSSVIPILVALSCLGALNGGFFGSPRMLFVGAREGHWPPIFSMIHVRRKTPLPAVLLLYPLVVLMLTTGEIYQLINFVSFSRWFFIALATMGMLIHRYRFPLHPRPFKVPLVIAVTFTVVCFFIVGLSLYSDPWNTGKSCALTLTGIPVYYMTVYRFRLPRRWRRIFNYCSKQLQILLEVAQQEVQTY; encoded by the exons ATGGATGGGACACggatgaagaaagaggaggatggCGAGAAGACGAAGACAGACGAGGAGGTGGTGCACCTTCGCAGGGAGATCGGCCTGCTGCCTGCCGTGTCCTTCATCATCGGCACAGTGGTGGGCAGCGGGATCTTCATCGCGCCCAAGGGAGTCCTGATGAACAGCGGCAGCGTGGGGCTCTCTCTGCTGGTGTGGGCACTGTGTGgggtcctctctctctttg GCGCCCTGTGCTATGCTGAGCTGGGCACCAGTTTTACAAAATCAGGTGGACACTACACTTACCTGCTGGAGACGCTGGGCCCGCTGCCTGCCTTCTTACGACTCTGGGTTGAATTCTTATTCATCAG GCCAGCTGTTGCTTCCTATGTGTCCCTGGCTTTCGGCCGCTACGTGGTGGAGCCGTTCTTTGCACCCTGTCCTGCTCCCATGGCGTTGATTAAACTGGTCAGCCTCCTCGGAGTAA CCTTTGTCGTAGCAGTCAACTGCTGGAGCGTGACCATGGCGTCTCGCACTCAAGTCACCTTGACTTTCATTAAGATGTTTGCTCTGGTGCTCATCATCATCCCTGGTGTCATTGCATTGGCCAAAG gaaaaactgaaaatttCCAGAATGGTTTTGAGGTGGACTCattaactctggatatgttgCCACTGGCGTTCTACAATGGCCTTTATGCCTACGGTGGATG GTTTTATCTGAACTTTGTCACAGAAGAAGTCATAAACCCAAACAG AACAATCCCACTGGCGATAAGCTTCTCCATGGTGACGGTGACGATCTTTTATGTGCTTGTTAATGTGGCCTACTACACCATGATGACCCCCGccgagctgctgctgtctgaagcAGTGGCCATG ACGTTTGCGAACCGCGCCCTGCAGGGATTGTCTTCTGTGATTCCCATCCTTGTGGCCCTATCCTGCCTTGGAGCTCTTAACGGTGGCTTCTTTGGGTCACCCAG GATGCTGTTTGTGGGAGCCAGGGAAGGCCACTGGCCTCCGATCTTTTCCATGATTCACGTTCGCAGAAAGACACCTTTACCTGCTGTGCTGTTACTG TACCCCTTGGTGGTGTTGATGTTAACTACTGGAGAGATCTACCAGCTCATCAACTTCGTCTCCTTTTCTCGCTGGTTCTTCATCGCCCTGGCAACCATGGGTATGCTCATCCATCGATATCGCTTCCCCCTCCACCCAAGACCCTTCAAG GTGCCCCTGGTCATCGCCGTCACCTTCACAGTGGTTTGCTTCTTCATCGTGGGTCTGTCTCTGTACTCGGACCCCTGGAACACAGGGAAGAGCTGTGCTCTTACACTGACCGGGATCCCAGTTTACTACATGACAGTCTACCGCTTTCGCTTGCCCCGTAGATGGAGACGAATATTCA ACTACTGCAGCAAGCAGCTGCAGATCCTCCTCGAAGTGGCTCAACAAGAAGTCCAGACATACTGA
- the foxm1 gene encoding forkhead box protein M1 isoform X1 encodes MTMRRSPRRPLILRRRKLPFQQNDVPPAPAPPAAAEPQSQCGASGLSKEPAAGQRFPDGIRIMDHPSMSDTQVVVIPKTADLQSVIGALTAKGKEYGVQGPNKFILLSENGSGDNGSFCRPAAEGGDVSTVGQPVETDTMNSPDVKPLTGIKAFNKDLECGPLDESLTNIQWLGRMNTCTLEPDPAAQTSNKENQDSSLQTQALNTQSDAEAVQQPMSERPPYSYMAMIQFAINSRNNRRMTLKEIYMWIEDHFPYFREVAKPGWKNSIRHNLSLHDMFIRETSPDGKISFWTIRPEANRCLTLDQVYKPGCDPMTAPVPVPMLLLSHQPQKRMLLDTRKTPTGSERRMKPLLPRTDSYLVPIQLPVASSVYLPSSSAQFPPSCSQQKQNTSRGAKRVRIAPKVTQSEAPAVVMYPQKSKDVKDFKVKDEPECVPIKCETPKSLPERRASSSRRKQRLVHSQHEEPVLLCPDNTFFDSGVASDASTFQDVRDNTELEAHEQDQDQEHRSPDRDYSFKTPIKSSSSHLTSSTPSKPPSNALPEPWKVTPVGKGSQNVLDFSPIRTPGGPAVTPRHDYTTFSFNSTPFKDWPLFSSPRELLSTSAAPLRATGQTDTPNRRSSELLQAGGGATPANRSVTEGLVLDTMNDSLSKILVDISFSGLDDEDFGMANISWSEFMPQFK; translated from the exons ATGACCATGAGACGGAGCCCGAGGAGACCCCTGATCCTCAGAAGAAGAAAGTTGCCCTTTCAGCAGAATGATGtgccaccagcaccagcaccaccagcagcagctgaaccCCAAAGCCAGTGCGGTGCATCAGGACTGTCCAAAGAACCGGCTGCCGGTCAGCGTTTCCCAGATGGCATCCGCATCATGGATCACCCTTCCATGTCTGACACTCAGGTGGTCGTCATCCCCAAGACGGCGGACCTTCAGAGTGTCATCGGGGCCCTCACCGCCAAAGGCAAAGAGTACGGCGTCCAGGGGCCCAACAAGTTCATCCTTCTCAGCGAGAACGGCAGCGGGGACAATGGGTCTTTCTGTCGACCCGCTGCTGAAGGGGGTGACGTCTCCACAGTTGGACAACCGGTGGAAACAGACACAATGAACTCTCCGGATGTTAAACCTCTCACTGGAATTAAAGCAT TTAATAAGGATCTGGAATGCGGTCCTTTAGATGAAAGCCTCACCAATATTCAGTGGCTGGGCAGGATGAACACATGTACCTTGGAACCAGATCCCGCCGCGCAGACGTCCAACAAGGAGAACCAGGACTCCAGTTTACAGACACAG GCACTAAATACACAAAGTGACGCCGAGGCTGTCCAGCAGCCCATGTCCGAGAGGCCGCCGTACTCCTACATGGCCATGATCCAGTTTGCCATCAACAGCCGCAACAACAGGAGGATGACGCTGAAAGAGATTTACATGTGGATCGAGGACCACTTCCCGTACTTCAGAGAGGTGGCCAAACCTGGATGGAAG aatTCCATCCGCCATAACCTCTCTCTGCACGACATGTTCATCCGTGAGACGTCACCAGATGGTAAGATTTCTTTCTGGACGATCCGACCTGAGGCCAATCGGTGCCTCACTCTGGATCAGGTGTACAAG CCCGGTTGTGACCCAATGACCGCTCCTGTTCCGGTGCCAATGCTTTTATTATCTCACCAA CCACAAAAGCGGATGCTTCTAGACACGAGAAAAACACCAACAGGCTCCG AGAGGCGGATGAAACCTCTCCTCCCTCGAACAGATTCCTACTTGGTTCCCATCCAGCTCCCTGTCGCCTCCTCGGTCTATCTGCCGTCCTCATCGGCCCAGTTTCCCCCGTCCTGCTcgcagcagaaacagaacactTCACGGGGTGCCAAGAGAGTGCGGATAGCTCCAAAG GTGACTCAAAGCGAGGCCCCAGCCGTGGTAATGTATCCTCAGAAGAGCAAAGACGTGAAGGACTTCAAGGTGAAGGACGAGCCAGAGTGCGTTCCAATTAAATGCGAGACTCCCAAATCTCTCCCGGAGAGACGAGCCAGCAGCTCTCGGCGCAAGCAGCGCCTCGTTCACTCTCAGCATGAGGAACCTGTCCTCCTCTGCCCTGATAACACTTTCTTTGACTCTGGCGTAGCCTCCGATGCTTCAACTTTCCAGGACGTGCGAGATAATACAGAGCTGGAGGCGCACGagcaggaccaggaccaggagcATCGTAGCCCCGATCGGGATTATTCCTTCAAAACCCCCATAAAAAGTAGCAGCAGCCACCTGACCTCCTCCACACCCAGTAAGCCCCCTTCTAATGCCCTACCCGAGCCCTGGAAAGTCACCCCCGTGGGCAAAGGGAGCCAAAACGTTCTGGACTTCAGCCCCATCCGCACGCCAGGCGGACCCGCGGTCACACCGCGACACGACTACACCACCTTCAGCTTCAACAGCACTCCCTTTAAAGACTGGCCTCTGTTCAGCTCCCCCAGAGAGCTCCTCTCCACATCCGCTGCCCCGTTAAGAGCGACCGGACAAACGGACACTCCCAACAGACGCTCCAGCGAGCTGCTGCAGGCGGGAGGAGGCGCCACGCCCGCCAACCGCTCGGTCACAGAGGGCCTCGTGCTCGACACAATGAACGACAGCCTGAGCAAGATACTGGTCGACATCAGCTTCTCCGGTCTGGACGATGAGGACTTTGGCATGGCCAACATCAGCTGGTCCGAGTTTATGCCTCAATTTAAGTAG
- the rhno1 gene encoding RAD9, HUS1, RAD1-interacting nuclear orphan protein 1 translates to MPRKATKTEKPPLLFLERSLCGARLQNVPEVRAALNPKDFFTESQEQHSSALTSWVSPQFDSAAAAPPVRRGRRKCLSATSILDSCSQLSRKNTVCKFPSLKFQTRSREQSHQPKGTRKPAECTVVSDTGNQPRGSCQIRRTVSSAQCSDTPKRQTTSIRKRNAESFSSSRSSGRPETTSVTGRCRIAANGSSTPASNEVSGVSPPPPPDVDTPKVIQEARSASSSSSSSTCLHLLLPEPPCDEPPDILEADTPERDYGLKVTWRRRKGLMLMLKKRGNLSDSDVLIHS, encoded by the exons ATGCCCCGTAAAgccacaaagacagagaagccTCCCCTGCTGTTCCTGGAGCGGTCTTTGTGTGGAGCCAGACTCCAAAATGTGCCTGAAGTCCGAGCAGCACTCAACCCCAAAGACTTCTTCACGGAGAGCCAAGAGCAGCACAGCTCAGCCCTCACGTCTTGG GTAAGCCCACAGTTtgactctgctgcagctgcacctCCAGTGAGACGAGGGAGGAGAAAATGCCTCTCTGCCACGAGCATCCTCGACAGCTGCAGTCAGCTTTCcaggaaaaacacagtgtgCAAGTTCCCCTCGTTGAAATTTCAGACAAGGTCAAGAGAGCAGTCTCATCAACCAAAGGGCACAAGGAAACCTGCAGAGTGTACTGTTGTGTCTGACACGGGGAATCAACCACGGGGATCATGCCAAATCAGGCGGACGGTTTCGAGTGCACAGTGCTCAGACACACCAAAGAGACAGACGACGTCAATCAGAAAAAGAAACGCAGAGAGCTTTTCCTCCAGCAGATCTTCGGGCCGACCTGAAACAACATCTGTGACAGGGAGATGCAGAATCGCAGCAAACGGTTCTTCAACACCTGCCTCCAATGAGGTCAGCGGTGTtagcccaccaccaccacctgatGTGGACACTCCAAAAGTAATTCAAGAAGCGAGAagtgcttcctcctcctcctcctcctccacctgtcttcACTTGCTGCTACCTGAGCCACCGTGTGATGAGCCACCTGACATTCTGGAGGCTGACACACCAGAGAGGGATTATGGGCTGAAGGtgacatggaggaggaggaagggtttGATGCTGATGTTGAAAAAGAGGGGCAATCTCTCAGACTCAGACGTGTTGATTCACAGCTGA
- the foxm1 gene encoding forkhead box protein M1 isoform X2, with product MTMRRSPRRPLILRRRKLPFQQNDVPPAPAPPAAAEPQSQCGASGLSKEPAAGQRFPDGIRIMDHPSMSDTQVVVIPKTADLQSVIGALTAKGKEYGVQGPNKFILLSENGSGDNGSFCRPAAEGGDVSTVGQPVETDTMNSPDVKPLTGIKAFNKDLECGPLDESLTNIQWLGRMNTCTLEPDPAAQTSNKENQDSSLQTQALNTQSDAEAVQQPMSERPPYSYMAMIQFAINSRNNRRMTLKEIYMWIEDHFPYFREVAKPGWKNSIRHNLSLHDMFIRETSPDGKISFWTIRPEANRCLTLDQVYKPQKRMLLDTRKTPTGSERRMKPLLPRTDSYLVPIQLPVASSVYLPSSSAQFPPSCSQQKQNTSRGAKRVRIAPKVTQSEAPAVVMYPQKSKDVKDFKVKDEPECVPIKCETPKSLPERRASSSRRKQRLVHSQHEEPVLLCPDNTFFDSGVASDASTFQDVRDNTELEAHEQDQDQEHRSPDRDYSFKTPIKSSSSHLTSSTPSKPPSNALPEPWKVTPVGKGSQNVLDFSPIRTPGGPAVTPRHDYTTFSFNSTPFKDWPLFSSPRELLSTSAAPLRATGQTDTPNRRSSELLQAGGGATPANRSVTEGLVLDTMNDSLSKILVDISFSGLDDEDFGMANISWSEFMPQFK from the exons ATGACCATGAGACGGAGCCCGAGGAGACCCCTGATCCTCAGAAGAAGAAAGTTGCCCTTTCAGCAGAATGATGtgccaccagcaccagcaccaccagcagcagctgaaccCCAAAGCCAGTGCGGTGCATCAGGACTGTCCAAAGAACCGGCTGCCGGTCAGCGTTTCCCAGATGGCATCCGCATCATGGATCACCCTTCCATGTCTGACACTCAGGTGGTCGTCATCCCCAAGACGGCGGACCTTCAGAGTGTCATCGGGGCCCTCACCGCCAAAGGCAAAGAGTACGGCGTCCAGGGGCCCAACAAGTTCATCCTTCTCAGCGAGAACGGCAGCGGGGACAATGGGTCTTTCTGTCGACCCGCTGCTGAAGGGGGTGACGTCTCCACAGTTGGACAACCGGTGGAAACAGACACAATGAACTCTCCGGATGTTAAACCTCTCACTGGAATTAAAGCAT TTAATAAGGATCTGGAATGCGGTCCTTTAGATGAAAGCCTCACCAATATTCAGTGGCTGGGCAGGATGAACACATGTACCTTGGAACCAGATCCCGCCGCGCAGACGTCCAACAAGGAGAACCAGGACTCCAGTTTACAGACACAG GCACTAAATACACAAAGTGACGCCGAGGCTGTCCAGCAGCCCATGTCCGAGAGGCCGCCGTACTCCTACATGGCCATGATCCAGTTTGCCATCAACAGCCGCAACAACAGGAGGATGACGCTGAAAGAGATTTACATGTGGATCGAGGACCACTTCCCGTACTTCAGAGAGGTGGCCAAACCTGGATGGAAG aatTCCATCCGCCATAACCTCTCTCTGCACGACATGTTCATCCGTGAGACGTCACCAGATGGTAAGATTTCTTTCTGGACGATCCGACCTGAGGCCAATCGGTGCCTCACTCTGGATCAGGTGTACAAG CCACAAAAGCGGATGCTTCTAGACACGAGAAAAACACCAACAGGCTCCG AGAGGCGGATGAAACCTCTCCTCCCTCGAACAGATTCCTACTTGGTTCCCATCCAGCTCCCTGTCGCCTCCTCGGTCTATCTGCCGTCCTCATCGGCCCAGTTTCCCCCGTCCTGCTcgcagcagaaacagaacactTCACGGGGTGCCAAGAGAGTGCGGATAGCTCCAAAG GTGACTCAAAGCGAGGCCCCAGCCGTGGTAATGTATCCTCAGAAGAGCAAAGACGTGAAGGACTTCAAGGTGAAGGACGAGCCAGAGTGCGTTCCAATTAAATGCGAGACTCCCAAATCTCTCCCGGAGAGACGAGCCAGCAGCTCTCGGCGCAAGCAGCGCCTCGTTCACTCTCAGCATGAGGAACCTGTCCTCCTCTGCCCTGATAACACTTTCTTTGACTCTGGCGTAGCCTCCGATGCTTCAACTTTCCAGGACGTGCGAGATAATACAGAGCTGGAGGCGCACGagcaggaccaggaccaggagcATCGTAGCCCCGATCGGGATTATTCCTTCAAAACCCCCATAAAAAGTAGCAGCAGCCACCTGACCTCCTCCACACCCAGTAAGCCCCCTTCTAATGCCCTACCCGAGCCCTGGAAAGTCACCCCCGTGGGCAAAGGGAGCCAAAACGTTCTGGACTTCAGCCCCATCCGCACGCCAGGCGGACCCGCGGTCACACCGCGACACGACTACACCACCTTCAGCTTCAACAGCACTCCCTTTAAAGACTGGCCTCTGTTCAGCTCCCCCAGAGAGCTCCTCTCCACATCCGCTGCCCCGTTAAGAGCGACCGGACAAACGGACACTCCCAACAGACGCTCCAGCGAGCTGCTGCAGGCGGGAGGAGGCGCCACGCCCGCCAACCGCTCGGTCACAGAGGGCCTCGTGCTCGACACAATGAACGACAGCCTGAGCAAGATACTGGTCGACATCAGCTTCTCCGGTCTGGACGATGAGGACTTTGGCATGGCCAACATCAGCTGGTCCGAGTTTATGCCTCAATTTAAGTAG